A single region of the Bacteroidota bacterium genome encodes:
- a CDS encoding DinB family protein, whose amino-acid sequence MSESIRLKKLFSDLYNGTPWTEVKLLPLVQDLTAEQAAKKAIPNANSIWQLVQHCIGWRENVLRKLNGAHFISPDDNYLNAPDNVSPQAWSALLNRLQKSELDWEQYLTNLDSAILDEPYLPSKGKFTVYEVIHGILHHDNYHFGQIVMLKKLIV is encoded by the coding sequence ATGAGTGAATCCATACGTCTCAAAAAGCTTTTTTCAGATTTATACAATGGCACACCCTGGACGGAGGTAAAATTATTACCACTGGTTCAGGATTTAACAGCGGAACAAGCTGCGAAAAAGGCAATTCCAAATGCTAATTCCATCTGGCAACTGGTGCAACATTGTATTGGCTGGCGCGAAAATGTTTTACGAAAATTAAACGGTGCACACTTTATTTCACCTGACGATAATTATTTAAATGCACCGGATAATGTTTCACCTCAGGCTTGGTCGGCTTTACTTAACCGATTGCAAAAATCGGAGTTGGATTGGGAACAATATTTAACAAATCTGGATAGCGCTATTTTGGATGAACCTTATCTCCCGTCTAAAGGAAAATTTACGGTTTACGAAGTAATTCACGGCATATTACATCATGATAATTATCATTTTGGACAGATTGTTATGCTGAAAAAGTTAATTGTATAA
- a CDS encoding gliding motility-associated C-terminal domain-containing protein: MLRIRFLLCAVLLLPGMFLHAQTNISGVINNYWEVIGMDKCNNNVTLPVTPIGLAVGDHVLLIQMRGVDAEADNTAAYGSINNLAKSGVYEMFTVQDIAFNVVTFNEVVGRLYMLEGRVQLVRVPEYADANVVGEVTGQPWNGTTGGIISMIVTGTLTLNENIDAKNLGFRGADVVINTPCLVGGPDGFNGFVTTLPEDKAGKKGEGISENGDNFYARGAPANGGGGGNDRQTGGGGGSNYARGGDGGQLINPPVGLCGGIYPGFGGWPLTYSNAENRIWMGGGGGAGSSNLGTAPPAGRGGGIILIRANTIVGNGFVIRSNGETIFSIANDDGAPGGGAAGTVLLEVTTITGPLTVEVVGGDGGNVDNTVDGVNCTGPGGGGSGGVLWMNTPAIPAGLTLLANGGNSGITTGEVAVSPCFNSTNFAQDGTDGGFLNNLAIPTPTDLYTELTVDMIPDDAVVCAGNELFMSVVATGTGDLSYHWNDPLLTNTPDLTLIPTSDFTYAVTVTDDLGCQLIGFVEVDVIDSVAINAYPDTSLVLGNFMTLYTNMADPYTLLWTPNYNISDVTAFNPLINPYETTTYCVTATHPTGCVSTDCVTILVAAEVALPNAFTPNGDGVNDIFRVPPTNNLCEETQYFKVFTRWGEPVYDYFQEGGTEGWDGTDPTGKDQEIGTYVYIVKMMCDGVLETYSGTVHLLR, translated from the coding sequence ATGTTAAGAATCAGGTTTTTACTATGTGCTGTGTTACTCCTCCCTGGCATGTTTTTACATGCTCAAACCAATATTTCCGGTGTAATAAATAATTACTGGGAAGTAATAGGAATGGATAAGTGTAACAACAACGTTACCCTGCCTGTAACACCCATTGGCCTAGCCGTTGGCGATCATGTTTTACTCATTCAAATGCGTGGAGTTGATGCTGAAGCTGATAACACAGCTGCGTACGGTTCAATTAATAATTTGGCCAAAAGTGGTGTTTATGAGATGTTTACGGTTCAGGATATCGCCTTTAACGTAGTTACTTTTAACGAAGTTGTTGGCAGATTATATATGTTGGAAGGTCGTGTCCAACTGGTTCGTGTTCCTGAATATGCTGATGCAAATGTAGTTGGTGAGGTTACCGGTCAGCCATGGAATGGCACAACTGGTGGCATTATTTCGATGATTGTGACAGGCACACTTACCCTAAACGAAAATATTGACGCTAAAAACCTAGGTTTCCGTGGCGCTGATGTGGTAATCAATACACCTTGTCTTGTAGGTGGTCCTGATGGTTTTAACGGATTTGTGACAACCTTACCGGAAGATAAAGCCGGAAAAAAAGGAGAAGGAATTTCTGAAAATGGCGATAATTTTTACGCTCGCGGCGCTCCTGCAAATGGTGGTGGTGGCGGAAACGACCGTCAAACCGGCGGTGGTGGTGGTTCCAATTATGCGCGCGGTGGCGATGGCGGACAGTTAATTAACCCTCCTGTTGGACTTTGCGGTGGTATTTATCCCGGTTTTGGGGGATGGCCATTAACGTATAGTAATGCCGAAAATCGCATTTGGATGGGCGGCGGCGGCGGCGCAGGTAGCTCTAATTTAGGTACTGCTCCTCCGGCTGGACGAGGTGGTGGAATTATATTAATTCGCGCAAACACAATAGTTGGAAACGGATTTGTAATTCGCTCCAATGGTGAAACAATTTTCAGTATTGCTAATGATGATGGTGCTCCGGGTGGAGGTGCTGCAGGTACTGTTTTGCTTGAAGTAACTACAATTACTGGTCCACTTACTGTTGAAGTAGTTGGCGGTGATGGTGGTAATGTAGATAATACCGTAGATGGTGTAAACTGCACCGGACCCGGTGGCGGTGGCTCCGGTGGTGTTTTATGGATGAACACACCTGCTATTCCTGCGGGTTTAACCTTATTGGCCAACGGTGGTAACTCCGGAATTACAACCGGTGAAGTAGCAGTTTCTCCATGTTTCAACTCAACAAATTTTGCTCAGGATGGCACAGATGGTGGGTTTTTGAATAACCTGGCTATTCCAACACCTACTGATTTATATACCGAACTAACGGTAGATATGATTCCGGATGACGCTGTTGTTTGTGCCGGAAATGAACTGTTTATGAGTGTTGTAGCAACAGGAACAGGCGATTTGAGTTATCACTGGAATGACCCTCTGCTAACAAATACGCCTGATTTAACCTTAATTCCTACTAGTGATTTCACATATGCGGTAACTGTGACAGATGATTTAGGCTGTCAGTTAATTGGTTTTGTGGAAGTAGATGTAATTGATTCAGTTGCTATTAATGCCTATCCCGATACTTCATTAGTACTCGGTAATTTTATGACATTATATACAAATATGGCTGATCCTTATACTTTATTATGGACGCCAAATTATAATATTTCAGATGTTACTGCATTTAATCCGCTTATCAATCCTTATGAAACAACAACTTATTGTGTTACTGCAACACATCCTACAGGTTGCGTTTCTACCGATTGTGTAACCATTTTAGTTGCAGCAGAAGTTGCTTTACCTAATGCATTTACACCTAATGGTGATGGTGTGAATGATATTTTCAGAGTGCCACCAACAAATAATCTCTGCGAAGAAACTCAATACTTTAAAGTATTTACCCGTTGGGGTGAACCGGTATACGATTATTTCCAGGAAGGTGGAACCGAAGGTTGGGATGGAACCGACCCTACAGGAAAAGATCAGGAAATTGGAACCTATGTTTATATCGTAAAAATGATGTGCGACGGTGTTTTGGAAACCTATTCCGGAACCGTTCACTTACTGAGATAA
- a CDS encoding DinB family protein, protein MTIIEVTKKLNFSINLTVETLEKFQPEVFFERKNDKWSPAEQAQHLVLSVKPLLLAYSLPKIGLRLLFGKPNRPTRSYEQILEKYHVKLAEGATASSAYVPKQLKTGTTPEAVINTFVATHQKLIAKISNWKDEDLDHFLLPHPLLGKITLREMLYFTDFHILHHNDLMHKIYLT, encoded by the coding sequence ATGACAATAATTGAGGTCACAAAAAAGCTGAATTTTAGCATAAATCTTACCGTTGAAACGCTGGAAAAGTTTCAACCGGAAGTATTTTTTGAACGGAAAAACGATAAATGGAGCCCTGCTGAACAGGCACAACATCTGGTTTTGTCCGTTAAGCCTTTGCTGCTAGCCTATTCATTGCCAAAAATTGGCCTGCGGTTACTTTTTGGAAAGCCCAACCGGCCAACAAGAAGTTATGAGCAGATTCTGGAAAAATATCATGTTAAACTTGCTGAAGGGGCAACAGCTTCTTCAGCTTATGTTCCAAAACAACTAAAAACGGGCACAACGCCGGAAGCAGTGATTAATACATTTGTAGCTACACATCAAAAATTAATTGCTAAAATCAGTAACTGGAAAGATGAAGATTTAGACCACTTTTTATTACCACATCCGCTCCTCGGTAAAATTACATTGCGTGAAATGTTATACTTCACCGATTTTCATATTTTGCATCACAACGATTTAATGCATAAAATTTACTTAACATGA
- a CDS encoding murein L,D-transpeptidase catalytic domain family protein → MTLNAKTLIDSGLVSHGCGSKPWSMGYSAENPVFSNTPESHTSSLGKYKIGKRDYSQWGVGIKYYLHGLESSNSKAYDRQIVFHSWDAITDDAIYPIGSAEGWGCPAISDNFFRRVDEKLKASEKPVLLWMFIK, encoded by the coding sequence ATGACTTTAAATGCTAAAACATTGATTGATTCAGGATTGGTGAGTCATGGTTGTGGCTCAAAACCCTGGAGTATGGGATACAGCGCTGAAAATCCGGTATTTAGTAATACACCCGAAAGCCATACATCTTCGCTCGGAAAATATAAAATTGGGAAACGCGATTATAGCCAATGGGGTGTTGGTATAAAATATTATCTGCATGGCTTAGAATCGAGTAATAGCAAGGCCTACGACAGACAAATTGTTTTCCATTCATGGGATGCAATTACTGATGACGCAATTTATCCTATTGGTAGCGCTGAAGGCTGGGGCTGTCCTGCTATTTCAGATAACTTTTTTCGGCGAGTGGATGAAAAATTAAAAGCGAGTGAAAAACCCGTTTTATTATGGATGTTTATTAAGTAG
- a CDS encoding alpha-glucosidase C-terminal domain-containing protein, producing MCFSRTYNNKTAIVVINNSNKNQQVEFFNQPGTNYTEYFSGNPVKITDKFIHLECAALSGLVLFSN from the coding sequence ATATGTTTTTCAAGAACCTATAATAATAAAACGGCTATTGTTGTAATTAATAACAGCAATAAAAATCAGCAGGTAGAATTTTTTAATCAGCCGGGAACAAATTATACCGAATATTTTTCAGGAAACCCTGTTAAAATAACCGATAAATTTATTCACCTTGAATGTGCAGCTTTGAGCGGACTGGTGCTATTCAGTAATTAA
- a CDS encoding glycoside hydrolase family 13 protein — MKLLTVGLACGFYFLITTINAQQIVVPEWSKGVLWYQIFPERFSNGDLSNDPTLADIKGAWPHNDTAAWHISPWTADWYAFQPWEKENGKDIGYQMQRRRYGGDIQGIINKLDYIQSLGIGAIYLNPLFMAPSLHKYDAAMYHHIEPTFGPDPEGDKKIIARENPIDPSTWQWTSADKLALKLIQECHKRNIKIIFDGVFNHMGRNSFAFVDVVKNQEKSVYKNWFTIKSWDDQILGTKFEYQGWFGVPDLPEIKEDSSGIVAEPKQYIFDCTKRWMSPDGVTANGIDGWRLDVAFCVDHDFWKSWRIHVKSINPEAYLTAEVVDKPEVVKPYLYGDEFDAVMNYGFAVIASEFFINNNNRISVSQFDSLLSQLRLAYGYDMSLVMQNLYDSHDTQRFTSYLVNNDVARFRTWGDYFNKTKAENPVYNPAKPDALAYKKQMLMALFQYTYPGAPMVYYGDEVGMWGANDPDCRKPMVWEEFNYEDEVYNYNGSKRTTPDKVFVEKSLLAYYQQLGKLHQELVLQKGDFKPLLLDDVAQVYVFQEPIIIKRLLL, encoded by the coding sequence ATGAAGTTACTTACTGTTGGACTGGCTTGCGGATTTTATTTCCTGATAACTACTATTAATGCGCAACAAATTGTTGTTCCTGAATGGTCGAAAGGGGTGTTATGGTATCAGATATTTCCGGAGCGATTTTCAAATGGTGATTTATCGAATGATCCAACGTTAGCAGACATAAAAGGAGCATGGCCGCATAATGATACTGCAGCTTGGCATATATCGCCCTGGACGGCAGACTGGTATGCTTTTCAACCATGGGAAAAAGAAAATGGGAAAGACATTGGTTATCAAATGCAACGCAGAAGATATGGTGGCGATATTCAGGGCATTATCAATAAACTCGATTATATTCAGTCATTAGGTATTGGTGCTATTTATTTGAATCCATTATTTATGGCACCGAGTTTACATAAATATGATGCTGCAATGTATCATCATATTGAACCAACATTTGGACCTGACCCTGAAGGAGATAAAAAAATAATTGCCCGGGAAAATCCGATTGATCCTTCAACATGGCAATGGACAAGTGCCGATAAATTGGCATTGAAATTAATTCAGGAATGTCATAAACGCAATATTAAAATCATATTTGATGGTGTATTTAATCATATGGGAAGAAATAGTTTTGCGTTTGTTGATGTGGTAAAAAATCAGGAAAAATCTGTTTATAAAAACTGGTTTACCATTAAAAGCTGGGATGATCAGATTTTAGGAACAAAATTTGAATATCAGGGCTGGTTTGGTGTTCCTGATTTACCGGAAATAAAAGAAGACAGTAGTGGCATTGTTGCTGAACCGAAACAATATATTTTTGATTGCACAAAACGCTGGATGTCGCCGGATGGTGTTACTGCAAATGGTATTGATGGATGGAGACTGGATGTTGCATTTTGTGTTGACCACGATTTTTGGAAAAGCTGGAGAATTCATGTTAAATCAATAAATCCTGAGGCTTATTTAACTGCAGAAGTAGTAGATAAACCTGAAGTTGTAAAACCCTATTTATACGGAGATGAATTTGATGCTGTAATGAATTATGGATTTGCCGTAATTGCATCAGAATTTTTTATTAATAACAATAATCGAATATCAGTTTCGCAATTTGATTCATTATTATCGCAATTGCGTTTGGCTTATGGTTATGATATGAGTTTGGTGATGCAAAATTTATACGACAGTCATGACACCCAACGATTTACTTCATATCTCGTAAATAATGATGTTGCCCGGTTTAGAACCTGGGGCGATTATTTTAATAAAACCAAAGCAGAAAATCCTGTTTATAATCCAGCCAAACCGGATGCATTAGCTTATAAAAAACAAATGCTGATGGCATTATTTCAATACACATATCCCGGAGCGCCAATGGTATATTATGGTGATGAGGTTGGTATGTGGGGCGCCAATGATCCTGATTGCCGAAAACCAATGGTTTGGGAAGAATTTAATTATGAGGATGAAGTATATAATTATAATGGTAGTAAAAGAACAACACCGGACAAAGTGTTTGTAGAAAAATCGTTGCTGGCATATTATCAGCAATTAGGAAAATTACATCAGGAGTTAGTATTACAAAAAGGTGATTTTAAGCCATTGCTGCTTGATGATGTTGCACAGGTATATGTTTTTCAAGAACCTATAATAATAAAACGGCTATTGTTGTAA
- a CDS encoding PhzF family phenazine biosynthesis protein — MRLPFYLIDAFTDNLFGGNPAGVVPLTEWPEETTLQKIAMENNQAETAFFVKMPDETFHIRWFTPLTEVNLCGHATLAAAHVLFNYMNQPGEVITFMSKSGKLTATKTVNGLQLDFPMDYFLETEAPDKLIKGLRTEPKEIYIGREDYLCVFDYEEKIKRISPDFGILSELKSRGVIVTAKGNDVDFVCRFFAPGFGIDEDSATGSIQTTLMNYWSKKLNKKELTSLQISKRVGKFHSIINGDRVLISGNTVTYLTGEINC; from the coding sequence ATGCGTTTACCTTTTTATTTAATTGATGCCTTTACAGATAATCTTTTTGGTGGGAATCCTGCCGGAGTGGTGCCTTTAACAGAATGGCCTGAGGAGACAACCTTACAAAAAATTGCCATGGAAAATAATCAGGCAGAAACGGCTTTTTTTGTTAAAATGCCGGATGAAACCTTTCATATCAGATGGTTTACACCATTAACAGAAGTTAATTTATGCGGACATGCTACTTTGGCTGCTGCGCATGTTTTATTTAATTACATGAATCAGCCGGGCGAGGTAATTACATTTATGTCTAAAAGTGGTAAACTTACAGCAACAAAAACAGTGAATGGTTTACAACTGGATTTTCCGATGGATTATTTTTTAGAAACCGAAGCTCCTGATAAATTAATAAAAGGATTGCGCACTGAACCAAAAGAAATTTACATCGGACGTGAAGATTATTTATGTGTGTTTGATTATGAAGAAAAAATTAAAAGAATAAGTCCGGATTTCGGTATCCTCAGCGAATTAAAAAGTCGAGGTGTTATTGTTACGGCAAAAGGAAATGATGTTGATTTTGTCTGCCGCTTTTTTGCGCCTGGTTTTGGCATTGATGAAGACAGCGCAACCGGTTCCATTCAAACAACATTAATGAATTACTGGAGCAAGAAATTAAATAAAAAAGAATTAACCTCATTGCAAATATCCAAACGTGTAGGCAAATTTCACAGCATCATAAACGGCGATCGCGTGCTTATTTCCGGTAATACGGTTACTTATTTAACAGGTGAAATAAATTGTTAA